From a region of the Anomalospiza imberbis isolate Cuckoo-Finch-1a 21T00152 chromosome 3, ASM3175350v1, whole genome shotgun sequence genome:
- the SMLR1 gene encoding small leucine-rich protein 1 yields the protein MSVGYVLSVFVRELPGYVLFAWIFMPVTLLLLLLIVYFRIKLREVEEEMVMAQDSWNAFLNHCGQWKKPRRSRQKENRYKNSRTFKGASRLRKQA from the exons ATGAGCGTAGGTTACGTATTGTCAGTGTTTGTGAGGGAGCTGCCTGGTTATGTTCTCTTTGCTTGGATCTTTATGCCTGTGACTTTACTCCTGCTGCTCCTAATTGTCTACTTCAGGATCAAACTAAGAGAAG TTGAGGAGGAAATGGTCATGGCACAAGATTCTTGGAATGCCTTTCTGAATCACTGTGGCCAGTGGAAGAAACCCAGGAGATCCAGACAAAAAGAGAACAGATACAAGAACTCAAGAACATTTAAGGGAGCTTCACGTCTCAGGAAGCAAGCTTAA